In one window of Burkholderia cenocepacia DNA:
- a CDS encoding Lrp/AsnC family transcriptional regulator produces the protein MLELDHFDLALLDVLQRFGRATHQQLGEEVPLSPSQIGRRLQRLEAAGVIEGYRVMLRPEKLGLGVTAFTSLKLKHHGDSIIEQFQQQIDVLPEVLECHAVVGDADYLLRIVAPDLNALSQFVMKKLMRVPGVDSVRSNIVLTTFKRNGALPLAHLAPGAA, from the coding sequence ATGCTGGAACTCGATCACTTCGATCTCGCGCTGCTGGACGTGCTGCAGCGCTTCGGGCGCGCGACGCATCAGCAACTGGGCGAGGAGGTGCCGCTGTCGCCGTCGCAGATCGGCCGGCGGCTGCAGCGGCTCGAGGCGGCCGGCGTGATCGAAGGCTACCGCGTGATGCTGCGCCCCGAAAAACTCGGGCTCGGCGTGACCGCGTTCACGAGCCTGAAGCTCAAGCATCACGGCGATTCGATCATCGAGCAGTTCCAGCAGCAGATCGACGTGCTGCCCGAAGTGCTCGAATGCCATGCGGTGGTGGGCGATGCCGACTACCTGCTGCGGATCGTCGCGCCGGATCTCAACGCGCTGTCGCAGTTCGTGATGAAGAAGCTGATGCGGGTGCCGGGCGTCGACAGCGTGCGCTCGAACATCGTGCTGACGACCTTCAAGCGCAACGGTGCGCTGCCGCTCGCGCATCTGGCGCCCGGCGCTGCGTGA
- a CDS encoding LysR family transcriptional regulator yields the protein MDLTLLRAFATVAREGNLTRAAAQLHVTQPAVSLQIKHLQETLGVALFTRTSRGLALTRDGQTLLPHAERALAAAADVQRAAAALRHEVRGRLRIGTILDPGFLRLGGFLRALVETHPQIETALRHGMSGWVIEQVRAQALDVGYYIGRPEEDSPRDDALFHTVTLTRFEYRVLAPAGWKERVQRAQDWRALAALPWIWTPPASAHHRLLSRRFAAAGAQPVKVAEVDQEQSMLDLVKSGIGLTLARDSTALAEAHAHALTIVEPVTVPTELTFVTLAARRDEPAIAAALRLIEAQWAI from the coding sequence ATGGATCTCACCTTGCTCCGCGCGTTCGCGACGGTCGCGCGCGAAGGCAACCTGACGCGCGCGGCCGCGCAATTGCACGTCACGCAGCCGGCCGTCAGCCTGCAGATCAAGCATCTGCAGGAAACGCTCGGCGTCGCGCTGTTCACGCGCACGTCGCGCGGGCTCGCGCTCACGCGCGACGGGCAGACGCTGCTGCCGCATGCGGAACGCGCGCTCGCCGCGGCCGCCGACGTGCAGCGCGCCGCTGCCGCGCTGCGGCACGAAGTACGCGGCCGGCTGCGGATCGGCACGATCCTCGATCCGGGCTTCCTGCGGCTCGGCGGCTTCCTGCGCGCGCTGGTCGAGACCCATCCGCAGATCGAGACCGCGCTGCGGCACGGGATGTCGGGCTGGGTAATCGAACAGGTGCGCGCGCAGGCGCTCGACGTCGGCTACTACATCGGCCGCCCCGAAGAGGACTCGCCGCGCGACGACGCGCTGTTCCACACCGTCACGCTCACGCGCTTCGAATATCGCGTCCTGGCGCCGGCCGGCTGGAAGGAGCGCGTGCAGCGCGCGCAAGACTGGCGCGCGCTCGCCGCGCTGCCGTGGATCTGGACGCCGCCGGCGTCCGCGCACCACCGGCTGCTGTCGCGGCGTTTCGCGGCGGCCGGCGCGCAGCCGGTGAAGGTCGCCGAGGTCGACCAGGAGCAGTCGATGCTCGACCTGGTCAAATCGGGGATCGGCTTGACGCTCGCGCGGGATTCGACCGCGCTGGCCGAAGCGCACGCGCATGCGCTGACGATCGTCGAACCCGTGACGGTGCCGACCGAACTGACGTTCGTGACGCTCGCCGCGCGGCGCGACGAGCCGGCGATCGCGGCCGCGCTGCGGCTGATCGAAGCGCAGTGGGCGATATGA
- a CDS encoding class IV adenylate cyclase yields the protein MARNIEIKARAREFDRLREQAAQLATEAPLFYRQQDFFYDVPRGRLKLRRFEDGTPAELIFYQRDDRDGPKASYYTRSPVTNPDAMHSLLATALTTRGIVTKERHVYLAGRTRIHLDRVDGLGDFIELEVVLGPDDDEAGGEAEAHEVFAKLGVAQDDLVAVAYVDLLNADTEPETA from the coding sequence ATGGCCCGCAACATCGAGATCAAAGCCCGCGCCCGCGAATTCGACCGGCTGCGCGAACAGGCGGCCCAGCTCGCGACCGAAGCACCGTTGTTCTACCGCCAGCAGGATTTCTTCTATGACGTGCCGCGCGGCCGGCTCAAGCTGCGCCGCTTCGAGGACGGCACGCCCGCCGAGCTGATCTTCTACCAGCGCGACGACCGCGACGGCCCGAAGGCGTCGTACTACACGCGCAGCCCGGTCACGAACCCCGACGCGATGCATTCGCTGCTCGCGACCGCGCTGACCACGCGCGGGATCGTGACGAAGGAGCGACATGTGTACCTCGCGGGCCGCACGCGCATCCACCTCGACCGCGTCGACGGCCTCGGCGATTTCATCGAGCTCGAGGTCGTGCTCGGCCCCGACGACGACGAAGCGGGCGGCGAAGCGGAAGCGCACGAGGTGTTCGCGAAGCTCGGCGTGGCGCAGGACGATCTCGTCGCGGTCGCGTACGTCGATCTGCTGAACGCCGACACCGAGCCTGAAACGGCCTGA